From Hydra vulgaris chromosome 15, alternate assembly HydraT2T_AEP, one genomic window encodes:
- the LOC136091877 gene encoding deoxyuridine 5'-triphosphate nucleotidohydrolase-like — MENKEFKSLEITDIHEWSFYETKESACFDLRSSKDVILQPHQRVLVSTGVYIDKMDSNLVGQIYSKSGIAYQYSVVVLNAPGIIDADYKEEIKVLLMNHSEENYVIKRGDAIAQMGFVKMFKAVKNVIEFDGCCCRGVKMSMIKDVERKGGFGSTGK, encoded by the coding sequence atggaaaataaagaGTTTAAATCACTCGAAATTACAGATATTCATGAATGGtctttttatgaaacaaaagaaaGCGCTTGTTTTGATTTGAGAAGCTCAAAGGATGTTATACTTCAACCCCATCAACGTGTTTTAGTAAGTACTGGAGTGTATATAGATAAAATGGATTCAAATTTAGTAGGACAGATATATTCAAAATCAGGTATAGCTTACCAATATAGTGTGGTAGTGTTGAATGCTCCAGGCATAATAGATGCTGATTATAAAGAGGAAATTAAAGTCTTATTGATGAATCATTCTGAAGAAAATTATGTGATTAAACGTGGAGATGCTATTGCTCAAATgggatttgtaaaaatgtttaaagctgtaaaaaatgtaatagaATTTGATGGGTGTTGTTGTCGTGGAGTAAAAATGTCAATGATTAAAGACGTAGAAAGAAAGGGTGGTTTTGGTTCCactggaaaataa
- the LOC136091878 gene encoding TNF receptor-associated factor 3-like produces MNNNDDFEDMFPGFGDYLNEVENITFNIIFEEEEDMDTNLYFHSFLYFLLYIFILLYHQTDCSTEQYSHECFTCKKKVQDLLNHECDYEFLDIQKICFFCNTKIDDQDYYEHSVICFQYYKEQQNRYLNQIIQDEKKNFNYLNLSMNQIMNKMKSLQEKEIKNLKEENDKLQQTLAKTNQEMAELKSLFYDNMLVLANQQDTEQLKQEITKLYHIAEENSTEFLALKNSIQQPKEVKVIQHVFKDTQLIKLDQMNLRLLSDEPFYTEPVYTSEGYRYRIKVYTRSTDINKLAIYFQLLRGELDDALQWPFTKNVNIPLRNKDQFFTRTTTNNNYLQLLDDSSFDKPTTEYNVAVGYKNFISHEELKPFIINNNLFITIRIQ; encoded by the exons atgaataataatgatgattttGAAGATATGTTTCCTGGCTTTGGTGATTATTTAAATGAAGtagaaaatataacttttaacattatatttgaaGAAGAAGAAGATATGGATACGAACCtatattttcattcttttctATATTTCTTactctatatttttattcttttatat CATCAAACAGATTGTTCTACAGAACAATACTCCCACGAATGTTTCACCTGTAAAAAAAAGGTACAAGATTTGTTAAACCACGAATGTGATTATGAATTTCtagatatacaaaaaatatgttttttttgtaataccAAAATCGATGATCAAGATTATTATGAACACTCTGTCATCTGCTTTCAATATTATAAAGAACAACAAAATCGTTATTTGAACCAAATCATTCAAGacgaaaagaaaaattttaattatttgaatctTTCTATGAATCAAATCATGAATAAAATGAAGAGTcttcaagaaaaagaaattaaaaatctaaaagaagAAAATGACAAACTTCAACAAACCCTAGCAAAAACGAACCAAGAAATGGCAGAATTAAAAAGCCTCTTTTATGATAACATGTTGGTTTTAGCAAATCAACAAGATACAGAACAACTCAAACaagaaataacaaaactttatcataTCGCAGAAGAAAATAGCACAGAATTCTTAGCTTTAAAAAATTCCATTCAACAACCTAAAGAAGTCAAGGTAATTCAACACGTTTTTAAAGACACGCAATTGATCAAACTCGATCAAATGAATCTCAGGCTGTTATCAGATGAACCATTTTATACAGAACCCGTTTACACATCAGAAGGTTACCGTTATCGTATAAAAGTGTATACACGAAGTACCGACATCAACAAACTAGCCATTTACTTTCAATTGTTAAGAGGTGAACTGGACGATGCTTTACAATGGCCTTTTACCAAAAATGTCAATATCCCCTTGAGAAATAAAGATCAATTTTTTACTCGTACTACTACCAACAATAATTATCTTCAACTTTTAGACGACAGTTCATTTGATAAACCTACCACTGAATATAATGTAGCTGttggttataaaaattttatttcacacGAAGAACTAAAAccatttattattaacaataatttatttattacgattcgtatacaataa